In Archangium violaceum, the following are encoded in one genomic region:
- a CDS encoding LysE family transporter: MNTLLLSLVAFAFGFIGSMPLAGPIALMVFSTSVRKQYGAALRIGLGAALAVALYAAVAFWGFSTFLAKHPIILPLSHGLSALVLTVLGVHFTRWSPRDEAPPKQERRLGSWLLGFTIAALNPTLLATWTTAVAFLYSRQVVVFSGLLALPFGAAAGAGVACWELLFVGLLRRHEGHFPRHVLTWLVRAMGLLLLVGGLLTGLDFIRESFIPLEP, encoded by the coding sequence ATGAACACCCTCCTCCTCTCTCTCGTGGCCTTCGCGTTCGGATTCATCGGCTCCATGCCCCTGGCCGGCCCGATCGCGTTGATGGTGTTCTCCACGAGCGTGCGGAAGCAGTACGGCGCGGCCCTCCGCATCGGCCTGGGAGCCGCGCTGGCGGTGGCGCTCTACGCCGCCGTGGCCTTCTGGGGGTTCTCCACCTTCCTCGCGAAGCACCCCATCATCCTCCCGCTGTCACACGGATTGAGCGCGCTCGTGTTGACCGTGCTCGGGGTGCATTTCACCCGGTGGAGCCCCAGGGACGAGGCACCCCCCAAGCAGGAGCGGCGCCTCGGAAGCTGGCTGCTCGGCTTCACCATCGCCGCGCTGAATCCCACCCTGCTGGCGACCTGGACCACGGCGGTGGCGTTCCTCTACTCACGGCAGGTCGTCGTCTTCTCCGGGCTGCTCGCGCTTCCCTTCGGTGCCGCCGCGGGCGCGGGGGTGGCCTGCTGGGAGCTGCTGTTCGTCGGCCTGCTCCGGCGCCACGAGGGCCACTTCCCACGCCACGTGCTGACCTGGTTGGTGCGGGCCATGGGTCTGCTGCTCCTCGTGGGAGGACTCCTCACCGGGCTCGATTTCATCCGGGAGAGCTTCATCCCGCTGGAGCCGTGA
- a CDS encoding right-handed parallel beta-helix repeat-containing protein — MKPGERGGRSLKGACGVFTCLLLLACEPEIPVARVLPPTPEAEQPPLQDGQPPPQAGQPPPPVQPPPPDEPTPSDPPPAEPPPPEPSGRSWYVSTKGSDGAKGTREAPLRTIGRAAALASPGEVIRVLPGVYPEELVLESRGSGVAPITLRGEGSPRPTLAPADRARSTVIRVRGRWTLDNLQIDVGGAPMFAVIFDSGASQSVLSGSELKSGTTSAGVLVDGARDITLLRNTIHHFNKPGDDSHGVVVVGPSRNITLRDNDIHHNSGDSIQCQAGSAPAEGVLIEGNTLHDEGENGVDIKQCHRVTVRDNVLFGFPNTAIRPSGSSAGEAVLIQQFARDILVQGNSISRAGRGVSVLGGDSPPENVSVMDNHLQEIRNIPEGNGQGIRIESARNARVEGNLVEGTASYGLMLAADGRVITGLVVRNNTVRSGSQRLLLRLGDAPFRPGLLMQENLYASDGILKADAVTDRLDGDLVRFLEDFPGDRLTLSSQEKLEVWQQVIGVDQGSGLLE, encoded by the coding sequence GTGAAGCCAGGAGAGCGTGGCGGGAGAAGCCTCAAGGGCGCATGCGGAGTGTTCACCTGTCTGCTCCTGCTCGCCTGTGAGCCGGAGATACCCGTGGCCCGGGTGTTGCCGCCGACTCCCGAGGCGGAGCAGCCGCCCCTTCAGGATGGGCAACCGCCACCCCAGGCGGGGCAGCCGCCCCCTCCGGTGCAGCCGCCTCCCCCGGATGAGCCCACGCCGTCGGATCCACCCCCGGCGGAGCCGCCACCGCCGGAGCCCTCGGGCCGGAGCTGGTACGTGAGCACGAAGGGGTCCGATGGGGCAAAAGGCACCCGTGAGGCACCGCTCCGCACCATTGGCCGGGCGGCGGCGCTCGCGAGCCCGGGTGAGGTCATCCGGGTGCTCCCGGGGGTGTACCCGGAGGAGCTCGTCCTCGAGTCCCGGGGCTCGGGGGTCGCCCCCATCACCTTGCGCGGAGAGGGCTCGCCCCGTCCCACCCTCGCCCCGGCCGACAGGGCCCGGAGCACGGTCATCCGCGTGCGAGGGCGTTGGACCCTGGACAACCTGCAGATCGACGTCGGTGGCGCCCCGATGTTCGCCGTGATCTTCGACAGTGGCGCCAGCCAGTCCGTCCTGTCCGGGAGCGAGCTGAAGAGCGGGACGACCAGCGCGGGCGTGCTCGTGGACGGCGCGCGGGATATCACCCTCCTGCGCAACACCATCCACCACTTCAACAAGCCTGGAGATGACTCCCATGGCGTGGTGGTGGTGGGCCCGTCACGGAACATCACCCTCCGGGACAACGACATCCATCACAACTCGGGAGACTCCATCCAGTGCCAGGCGGGCAGTGCTCCCGCGGAGGGCGTGCTCATCGAGGGCAACACGCTGCACGACGAGGGCGAGAACGGGGTGGACATCAAGCAGTGCCATCGCGTCACCGTGCGCGACAACGTCCTCTTCGGGTTCCCCAACACGGCGATCCGCCCGAGCGGCTCCTCGGCGGGAGAGGCGGTGCTCATCCAGCAGTTCGCCCGCGACATTCTCGTCCAGGGCAACTCCATCTCCCGCGCGGGCCGCGGCGTCTCCGTGCTGGGCGGCGACTCGCCCCCCGAGAACGTGTCGGTGATGGACAATCACCTCCAGGAGATCCGCAACATCCCCGAGGGCAACGGCCAGGGCATCCGCATCGAGAGCGCCAGGAACGCGAGGGTGGAGGGCAACCTCGTCGAGGGCACGGCCAGCTACGGGCTGATGCTGGCCGCCGATGGGAGGGTGATCACCGGACTCGTCGTCAGGAACAACACCGTGCGGAGCGGCTCGCAACGGCTGTTGCTCAGGCTGGGGGATGCGCCCTTCCGCCCGGGGCTCCTCATGCAGGAGAACCTCTATGCCTCCGATGGCATCCTGAAGGCCGATGCCGTGACGGACAGGCTCGACGGAGACCTCGTTCGCTTCCTGGAGGATTTCCCCGGGGACCGGCTCACCCTCTCCTCGCAGGAGAAGCTCGAGGTGTGGCAGCAGGTGATCGGCGTGGATCAGGGGTCCGGGCTGCTGGAGTGA
- a CDS encoding ceramidase: MGFWGPNTATVDWCETNYEHLHYVCELFNSVSSLAMVLAGVLGIALHHRVLERRFMLAFAMVSVVGLGSIAFHTTLLFQYQMLDELPMLYLALVMVYILVENRPERRFGLGFPLALLGYAVLSTYLSAFTRGRLQFFLFQASFASLEFFALARVYLIHRRSQDVAARRVFQLGIGAYALAIVLWLSDIQFCPTLNEALPAHGIPNPQFHAWWHVLVSCGFYALLMVIAHDRLKTLGQAPRLRFAAGVIPLVRGSSGSTV, encoded by the coding sequence ATGGGCTTCTGGGGACCGAACACGGCGACGGTGGACTGGTGCGAGACAAACTACGAGCACCTCCACTACGTCTGTGAGCTGTTCAACTCGGTCTCCAGTCTGGCCATGGTGCTCGCGGGCGTGCTTGGCATCGCGCTCCACCACCGCGTGCTGGAGCGCCGGTTCATGCTCGCGTTCGCGATGGTGTCGGTGGTGGGGCTCGGGAGCATCGCGTTCCACACGACGCTCCTCTTCCAGTACCAGATGCTGGACGAGCTCCCGATGCTCTACCTCGCCCTCGTGATGGTCTACATCCTGGTGGAGAACCGCCCCGAGCGTCGGTTCGGGTTGGGGTTCCCCCTCGCGTTGCTCGGCTACGCGGTGCTCTCGACGTATCTCTCCGCCTTCACGCGGGGGCGCCTCCAGTTCTTCCTCTTCCAGGCGAGCTTCGCGTCACTCGAGTTCTTCGCGCTCGCACGCGTCTACCTCATCCATCGCCGGAGTCAGGACGTGGCCGCGAGGCGTGTCTTCCAGCTCGGCATCGGCGCCTATGCGCTCGCCATCGTCCTCTGGCTGAGTGACATCCAGTTCTGTCCCACGCTCAATGAGGCGCTCCCCGCACATGGCATCCCCAACCCGCAGTTCCACGCGTGGTGGCATGTGCTCGTGTCCTGTGGGTTCTACGCGCTCCTGATGGTCATCGCCCATGACCGGTTGAAGACGCTCGGGCAGGCGCCTCGGCTGCGATTCGCCGCTGGAGTGATTCCGCTCGTGCGGGGCTCCAGTGGCTCCACTGTGTGA